A window from Bacteroidota bacterium encodes these proteins:
- a CDS encoding esterase — translation MRKTLYIVTVFSFICFNVTAQPRPPAISSPDVNPDHSITFRYYSRTAQRVIVKGEFLTSPLAMSKDTSGIWSITVPPVKPDIYPYSFMVDSVELPDPNNTYVFANERFKRSIVDIPGNQPLIHSLQNVPHGKISYRWYKSATLGSTRQLLVYTPPGFTANSKTKYPVLYLIHGGSDTEETWTKVGRANFIADNLIAQNKAVPMIIVMPYGNVRPKPMPDFTKDVINDIIPFIESNYPVLTDSKNRAVAGFSVGGGQTLNIGLTNTDKFGYICSYAPYTATEEFQKNFTNWTPDAEKINKELKLFTISVGTEDFLYESVKKNLDMFKEKKVNVKSYIVPGGHTWMNCKAYLTTTLQELFK, via the coding sequence CAACCACGACCTCCGGCTATTAGTTCGCCTGACGTTAATCCTGATCACAGTATTACATTCCGTTATTATTCCCGTACTGCACAAAGGGTAATTGTGAAGGGAGAATTTTTGACATCCCCGCTGGCCATGTCAAAAGACACATCCGGTATTTGGAGCATAACAGTGCCGCCTGTAAAACCAGATATTTACCCTTACAGTTTTATGGTTGATAGTGTTGAATTACCTGACCCAAACAACACCTATGTTTTTGCCAACGAAAGATTCAAACGCAGCATTGTAGATATTCCAGGTAACCAGCCTCTAATACATTCATTGCAAAATGTACCGCATGGAAAAATCAGCTATCGCTGGTACAAATCTGCGACATTAGGTAGCACACGTCAACTACTTGTTTATACACCACCGGGTTTTACTGCCAATAGCAAAACAAAATACCCGGTACTCTATCTTATTCATGGTGGTTCAGATACAGAAGAAACATGGACTAAAGTAGGTAGAGCGAATTTCATAGCCGATAATTTAATTGCACAGAACAAAGCAGTGCCCATGATTATTGTAATGCCTTATGGAAATGTAAGGCCCAAACCAATGCCTGATTTTACAAAAGATGTAATCAATGATATCATTCCTTTTATTGAATCAAATTATCCTGTATTAACTGATAGTAAAAACCGTGCAGTGGCGGGCTTTTCTGTAGGTGGCGGGCAAACGTTGAATATCGGTTTAACAAATACAGATAAGTTCGGGTATATCTGTTCTTATGCACCTTATACAGCAACGGAAGAATTTCAAAAAAATTTTACCAACTGGACGCCAGATGCAGAGAAGATAAATAAAGAATTAAAGTTGTTTACCATTAGTGTGGGGACAGAAGATTTTTTATATGAAAGCGTAAAGAAAAACCTTGACATGTTTAAAGAAAAAAAAGTGAATGTAAAAAGTTACATTGTTCCGGGTGGTCATACCTGGATGAATTGTAAAGCATACCTCACAACAACTTTACAGGAATTGTTCAAATAA